The nucleotide sequence GCCGGTCCTGGTGGACAACGAGCTTTACGTCCGGGATTACGGGAAGTGCATCCTCTGCTACAAGTGCGTCGACGCGTGCGGCGAGCAGTGGCAGAACTCGTTCGCGATCACCGTGGCCGGCCGCGGCTTCGACGCCCGGATCTCGACGGAGTTCTCGAGCCCGCTGCCGGACAGCGCGTGCGTCTACTGCGGCAACTGCGTCGAGGTCTGCCCGACCGGGGCGCTGAGTTTCAAGCGCGAGTGCGACAAGCGCGAAGACGGCACCTGGGACGAGTCCCGCCAGACGGCCACCACCACGATCTGCACGTTTTGCGGGGTCGGCTGCGCCCTGACGCTGCACGTCCAGGACAACGAGATCGTGAAGGTGACGTCCCCGCACGAGAGCTCGGTGACGCACGGGAACCTCTGCATCAAGGGCCGCTTCGGCTGGCAGCACGTCCAGAACCGGTAGCGGCACCCTGTTCGCGCGAAGGCGCCGTGACTCGAGGAGTCGCGGCGCCTTCGTCGTCCGGGCGTTGACCGCGACGCAGCGCACCAGCTATTCTCGATATGCGAAAGAAAGATTCCGCAAAGTGAAATTCGAGGTCGCGATGCCTGAAGAGGGGCACTCCCTGCCGTACGTCGCCAACCTGTCGATCCTGTTCAAGGAGGTCCCGCTCCTCGACCGCGCGGCCGCCGCGCGGGACGCCGGGTTCACCGACGTCGAGTACTGGTGGCCGTTCGGCTCCGCCGTGCCCGCCCGCGAAGACGTGGACGCGTTCGTCGACAGCCTCGACGGGGTCCGGCTGCGCGGGCTGAACTTCTACGCCGGCGACATGGCGGCGGGGGAGCGGGGCCTGGTCTCGTGGATCGGCCGGGAAACCGAGTTCGCCGACAGCCTGGTCGTCGCCCTGGGCATCGCCGAACGCACCGGGTGCCGCAGCTTCAACGCGCTCTACGGCAACCGGCTCGACGGCGAAGACCCGGCCAAACAGGACGACCTGGCCCGGGTGCACCTGGACAAGGCCGCCGACGCCGCCGCGCGGATCGGCGCGCAGCTGGTCCTCGAGCCCCTCTCCGGGGCGGACCGCTATCCGCTCAAGACCGCCGCGGACGCCGTGGCCGTGCTCGACGACCTCGGGCGCGAAAACGTGCGGCTGCTGGCCGACCTCTACCACCTGGCAGTCAACGGAGACGACCTGGACGCCCTGGTCACGGTGCACACACCGCGGATCGGGCACGTGCAGATCGCCGACGCACCCGGCCGCCACCAGCCCGGCACCGGCGAGCTGGACATCGACGGGTACCTCGCGAAGCTCCAGAACGCGGGCTACACCGGGTTCGTCGGGATCGAATACGTCCCGGAACCCGACACCGTCACGTCGCTGGGCTGGCTGCCGAAGACCCGAAGGGGAAGAGCATGAAACTGGGATTCATCGGACTGGGCGTGATGGGTGCGCCGATGGCCGCGCACCTGGTCGCGGCGGGCCACGACGTCAGCGGCTACGACGTCACCCCGGCCGCGGGGGAGAAGCTCGCGGCCGCGGGCGGACGTGCCGCGACCGGCGTCGCCGACGCGGTGGCGGGCGCGGACGTCGTGATCACGATGCTGCCGAACCACCCGCACGTCGAGGAGGTGGTGCTGGCCGCCGGTGGCGTCCTCGAAACCGCCGAGCCCGGCGCGCTCCTGATCGACATGAGCACCATCCGGCCGGAGACGTCGATCGCGATCGCGGAAGCCGCGCGGGACAAGAAGATCCGCGTGCTCGACGCGCCGGTGTCGGGCGGGCAGGCCGGGGCCGAGCAGGCGTCGCTGTCCATCATGGTCGGTGGTCGCGAAGAGGACTTCGAGGCCGCCAAGCCGGTGCTCGAAGCCGTCGGCAAGACCGTCGTGCACGTCGGGCCGCACGGCGCCGGTCAGGTGGTGAAGGCGGCCAACCAGCTGGTCGTGGGCGGGATCTACGGTCTCGTGGCGGAGGCGATCGTGCTGCTCGAAGCGTCCGGTGTGGACGCTGCCACGGGCCTCGACGTGCTGGCCGGCGGCCTCGCCGGCAGCCGGATCCTCGAGCTCAAGCGGCAGTCCATGGTGGACCGCCGGTTCGCGCCCGGCTTCCGGATCGACCTGCACCACAAGGACATGGGGATCGCGCTGGCCGCCGCCCGGCAGGCCGACGTCGCGCTCCCGCTCACCGGGCTGGTCGCCCAGCTCGTCGCCGCCGGCCGCGCCATGGGGTACGGCTCCCTGGACCATTCGGCCTTGCTCAAGGTCGTCGAACAGTTGTCGGGCCGCGTCCCGGCGGAGGTGTGACATGCCCAGAATCCCCGCGATGCAGGCGGTCGTCGACGTCCTGGAAAGCGAAGGCGTCGACACCGTCTTCGGCTGCCCCGGCGCCGCGATCCTCCCGCTGTATAACGCCCTACAAGGCCGGGCGATCGAGCACCTGATCGTCCGGCACGAAGAGGGCGCGACGCACATGGCCGACGGCTGGGCGAGGACGAACGGCAACGTCGGCGTCGCCATCGGCACGTCCGGTCCGGCCGGCACGAACATGATCACCGGGCTCTACACCGCGCACGCGGACTCGATCCCGATGATCTGCATCACCGGCCAGGCGGCAACCACCAAGCTGCACCAGGAGGCCTTCCAGGCCGTCGACATCGTCGAGATCGCCAAGCCGGTGACGAAGTGGGCGGTGCAGGTCAAGGAGGCCGCCCAGCTGCCGTGGATCTTCCGCGAGGCGTTCCGGATCGCCCGCTCGGGCCGGCCCGGCCCGGTGCTCATCGACCTGCCCATCGACGTCCAGAAGCAGGACATCGAGTGGGACTCCTCGATCGACTCGCCGCTGCCGGTGACCCGGGTGACCCCGGCACCCGCGCGGGTCGAGCGGGCCCTCGAGATGCTCCTCCAAGCCGAACGCCCGCTGATCCTGGCCGGTGGCGGGGTCGTCCTCGGCGAGGCGAGCGAGCAGCTGCGCGCCGCCGCCGAGCGGCTCGACGTCCCGGTGCAGGTCACGCTGATGGGCAAGGGCAGCTTCCCCGAGGACCACGAGCTGTTCGCCGGGATGGCCGGCATCCAGACGTCCCAGCGCTGGGCGAACGCGGCCTTCCTGGAGGCCGACCTCGTTCTCGCGCTGGGTGCGCGGTTCGGCGACCGGCACACCGGCGAGCTGTCGGTCTACCGCGGCGACCGGAAGTTCATCCACGTCGACATCGAGCCGACCCAGCTCGGCAAAGTGTTCGGCCCCGACCTCGGGATCGTCTCGGACACGCGTGAATTCCTCGACGCACTGCTGGCGGCCCTGGACGCCCGCGAGGTGGCGCCGCGCCGGGACTGGGTCGCCCGGATCGCGGAGCTCAAGCAGGCGCTGCCCCGGCGCGACGACTTCGACAGCCTGCCGATCAAGGCGCCGCGGGTGTTCAAGGAGATCAACGAAACCTTCGGCGAAGACACCTACTTCGTCACCGCGATCGGGCTCTACCAGATCTGGTCGGGCCAGTTCCAGCAGGTGCACAAGCCGCGGCACTACCAGGTGTGCGGCCAGGCCGGCCCGCTCGGCTGGGAGATCCCGGCCGCCATCGGGGTCAAGAAGGCGCGTCCCGAAGCCGAGGTCGTCGGCGTGGTCGGGGACTACTCGTTCCAGTTCCTGGTCGAGGAGCTGGCGGTGGCCGCCCAGTACGACGTCGGGTTCGTGCTGATCATGCTCAACAACGAGTACCTCGGGCTCATCCGCCAGGCCGAGACCGGCTACGACATGAACTTCGAGGTCGACATCCACTACGACTCGAACGGCACGGACAACGTCAAGATCATGGAGGCCTACGGCTGCTCCGGCACCCGCGTGCACGAGCCGGGGGAGATCCGCACGTCCCTGGAATGGGCGCGCAAGGAAGCCGAGCGCACCAGCCGCCCGGTGCTGGTCGAGATCATGATCGAACGCGAGGGCAACGCCGCCATGGGCGCCGCCCTCGACGCCGTCAAGGAGTTCGAGCCCGCGTAATCCCCGCGTGACCACGGCCGCCGTACGAGACCTGACCTCGTGCGGCGGCCTTTCCGCGCGCGCACGACGGCGGTTGTCGGAAAGTACAAACGCGAGCCGTAAATTCACCCGTCTTTCAGGGGTTTTGCCGTGGTCGGAGCCACACCCGAGCGTGTGTACTTCTTCACGAAGCAGCCCCGAAAGGACGTCCACAGTGGAATTCCTCCGACCCGCCTCGCTGGCCGACGCGCTCGCCGCGAAGGCCGCGAACCCCGGTGCGGTCCCGATCGCCGGCGGCACGGACGTGATGGTCGAGCTCAACTTCGACCACCGCCGTCCCGACGCCCTGCTCGACCTCGGCCGCGTGCCCGAGCTGCACGAGCACGGCACCGACGGCGGCCGGATCCGGATCGGCGCGGCCGTGCCCTACGCCCGCGTCATCTCCGAACTGGGCACGCAGCTGCCCGGCCTGGCGATGGCCGCGCGGACCGTCGGCTCCCCGCAGATCCGCAACCGCGGCTCGGTGGGCGGCAATCTCGGCGCCGCTTCGCCCGCGGGGGACTCCCACCCGGCCCTCCTGGCTGCCGACGCGGAGGTCGAGATCGCCTCGGTCCGCGGCACGCGGGTCGTCGCGGCGAAGGATTTCTACACCGGCGTCAAGCGGAACGTCCTCGAGCCGGACGAATTGATCACCGGCGTGCTGCTGGCTCCGGCCACCGGGCCGCAGCAGTTCAGCAAGATCGGCACCCGCAACGCGATGGTCATCGCCGTCGCCGCCTTCGGGCTGGCCCTGCATCCGTCGGAAAAGCGGGTCGGCACCGGCATCGGTTCGGCCGCGCCCACCCCACGCCGGGCGCTGGCGGCCGAGGAGTTCCTGGCCGGCGAGCTGGACTGGGACTCGCCCCGGGCGCTGACCGACTCCGTGAAACGCCACTTCGGCGACTTGGTCGCGGCCGCCGCGGCCCCGATCGACGACGTCCGCGGGAGTGCGGCCTACCGCCGCCACGCTCTCGGCGTCATGGCGAGAAGGACGCTGACCTGGGCCTGGGGCGAATACTGCGAAGGGAGCGCGAAGTGCGCGTGAACGTCACCGTCAACGGTGAATCCCGCCGGGCGGACAACGTCTGGGAAGGCGAGAGCCTCCTCTACGTGCTGCGCGAGCGACTCGGCCTCCCCGGCTCGAAGAACGCCTGTGAGCAGGGCGAATGCGGCTCGTGCACGGTCGACCTCGACGGCGTCCCGGCGTGTGCGTGCCTGGTCGCGGCCGGGCAGGCCGAGGGCCGGGAGGTCGTCACGGTCGAAGGGCTGGCCGACGGGGAGGCCCTCGACCCGGTGCAGGAGGCGTTCGTCGACCGCGGCGCGGTCCAGTGCGGCTTCTGCACGCCCGGCCTGCTGGTCGCCGCGCACGACCTGATCGAGCGCGTCCCCGACCCGAGTGATGTCGAGATCCGCGAGGCCCTTGCGGGCAACCTCTGCCGCTGCACCGGCTACGAGAAGATCCTGGACGCTGTGCGCGACGCCGCCGCTAGGAAGGCCGTCCGATGAGCGCCCCGGCCCGCTCCCCGCAGGAGCTGCACGACACGATCGCCGGCGGCATCGGCGAGAGCCCGCTGCGGCCGGACGGCACGCTCAAGGTCCGCGGCGAGTTCGCCTACTCCTCGGACCTGTGGCACGAGGACATGCTGTGGGGCGCCACCCTGCGCAGCCCGCACCCGCACGCCCGGATCGTCCGGCTCGACGTCTCCCGCGCGCTCGCTCAGCCGGGTGTGCACGCGGTGCTGACCCACGAGGACGTCCCCGGTGAGAACGTCTACGGGCTCAAGTTCCAGGACACCCCGGCGCTGGCCGCGGACCTGGTCCGTTACCAGGGCGAACCGATCGCGATCCTGGCCGCCGACCACCCGGAGATCGCGCGGCAGGCACTCAAGGAGATCGTCGTCGAGTACGACGTGCTCGAGCCGATCACCGACCCGGAGCGGGCCGCGCACGACGACACCCTGCCGAAGCTGCACCCGGGCGGCAACCTGGTGCGCCACCAGCGGATCGTCAAGGGCGATCCGGCTGCCACCGCGGACGTGGTCGTGTCCGGCGTGTACGAGATCGGCATGCAGGACCAGGCGTTCCTCGGGCCGGAGTCCGGGCTCGCGGTGCCGGCCGAGGACGGCGGCGTCGACCTCTACCTGGCCACCCAGTGGCTGCACGTCGACCAGCGCCAGACGGCGAAGGCCCTTGGCCTGCCGCTGGAGAAGGTGCGGCTGACGCTGTCCGGCGTCGGCGGGGCGTTCGGCGGCCGCGAGGACCTGTCCATGCAGATCCACTCCTGCATGCTCGCCCTGCGCACCGGCCGCCCGGTGAAGATGAGCTACAACCGCCTGGAGTCGTTCTTCGGGCACGTCCACCGCCACCCGGCGAAGATGTACTACGAGCACGGCGCCACCCGCGACGGCAAGCTCGTCTACGTCCGCGCGAAGCTGTACTTCGACGGCGGCGCGTACGCGTCCAAGACGCCGGTCGTGGTCGGCAACGGCACCACGCTGAGCGTCGGTCCCTACGACGTCCCGAACGCGCACATCGAAGGCTGGGGCGTCTACACCAACAACCCGACCTGCGGCGCGATGCGCGGCCTCGGCGCGGTGCAGCCGACCTACGCCTACGAGTCCCAAATGGACAAACTCGCGGCCGCTTTGGACATGGACCCGGCGGAACTGCGCATCCGCAACGCCCTCAGCGAAGGGTCCACTGTGGTCACCGGCCAGGTGGTCGACTTCCCGGCGCCCGTCGCCGAACTGGTCCAGCGCGTCCGCGACCTGCCGCTGCCGCCCGAGCCCACCGGCGCACGGGACATCCGGGAGCTCCCGGGCGGCGCGTCCAACACCACCCACGGCGAGGGCGTGGTCCGGGGAGTCGGCTACGGGGTGACGATCAAGAACATCTCCTACGCCGAAGGCCTCGACGACTACTCGACGGCCCGGGTCCGCCTGGAGGTGCTCGGCGGCGAGCCGGTGGCGATGGTCCACACCGCCGCCGCCGAGGTCGGGCAGGGGCTGGTGACGCTGCAGCAGCAGATCGCCCGCACCGAGCTGGGCGTGACGCGGGTGAGCGTGCACCCGGCCGACACGAGCGTCGGCGACGCCGGCTCCAGCTCGGCGTCGCGGCAGACCTACGTCACCGGCGGTGCGGTCCGCAACGCCTGCCGCGCGGTCGCCGAGGCGGTCTGCGCCCGGCTCGGCATCGCGTCCGAAGGAATGACCCTCACCGGCGGGAAGGTGGTCGCGGCGGACGGTGAAGTCGTCGCCGACCTGGCCGAACTGCTCGGCGACACGGCGATCGAGGAAACCCGTGAGTTCCACCACCGCCCGACCTACCCGCTCGACCCCGAGACCGGCCAGGGCGACGCCCACGTCCAGTACGGCTTCTCCGCCCACCGCGCGGTGGTCGACGTCGACCTCGAGCTCGGCCTGGTCAAGGTCGTGCAGCTCGACTGCGCCCAGGACGTCGGCAAGGCGATGAACCCCGACGCCGTCGTCGCCCAGATCCAGGGCGGCTCCGCGCAGGGCCTCGGCCTCGCCGTGATGGAGGAGATCCTGGTCCAGGACGGCAAGGTGCGGAACCCGTCGTTCACCGACTACCTCATCCCGACCATCCTCGACATGCCGCCGATGCGCGTCGACGTCCTCGAACGCCCCGACCCGCACGCGCCCTACGGCGTCCGCGGCGTCGGCGAACCACCCACGATCTCCGCGACGCCGGCGATCGCCAACGCCATCCGCGCGGCCACCGGCCTCGAGCTGCTGCGCGTCCCGATCCGCCCCGAACACATCACCGGAGTCTGAGATGACCACGTCCCTTTCTGCCGAGCAGGCCTGGCTGGACGAAGCCGTCCGGATCGCCACGCGCAACGTCGAGAACGGCGGCGGGCCGTTCGGCGCGCTGATCGTCAGGGACGGCAAGATCGTCTCGACCGGCGTCAACCGCGTCACCGCGAACCTCGACCCGACCGCGCACGCCGAAGTCGTCGCGATCCGCGCGGCCTGCCAGGAGCTGGGCACGTTCAAGCTGGACGGCTGTGTGCTCGTCTCCAGCTGCGAGCCGTGCCCGATGTGCCTGTCCTCGGCGCTGTGGGCGCGGGTGGACAAGGTCCTGTTCGCCGCCGACCGCGACGACGCGGCCAAGGCCGGCTTCGACGACCGCGCCTTCTACGAACTCTTCGACCGTCCACGAGAGACGTGGACCGTTCCCGTAACGCGACTGTCCGCAAAGGACGGATTCGCACCGTTCGCGGCCTGGCTCGACAAGAGCGACCGCACCGACTACTGACCTGTCGCTTACTGACCCACAAGGCCAGCTGACCGGAGCACAACCGAATCGAACGTCCCGCTCGCCCAGGCACGGCGCTGTGCCTAGGCCTGGCCGAGCACACCCACCGGCAAGGGCAGGACGCATGACCCAGACCGAGATCGACGCCCCTGTAGTAACCGAAGCACCTCCGCAACGCCGTTCTCTGCTCGAGAAGCTCTTCGAGCTGCGCGCCCGGCAGAGCACGATCGGCCGCGAAGTCCGCGGCGGCGTCACGACGTTCGTCGCGATGGCCTACATCGTGCTGCTCAACCCGCTCATCCTCGGCGCCTCCGCCGACATCACCGGCGCCCGGCTCTCGGCCGCGCAGGTGACCACGGCGACCGCGCTCGCCGCCGCCGTGATGACCGTCCTCATGGGACTCGTCGGCAACGCGCCCCTCGCGCTGGCCGCCGGCCTGGGCATCAACGGCATCGTCGCCTTCCAGATGGCGCCGTCGATGACCTGGCCGCAGGCGTTCGGGCTGGTCGTGCTCGAAGGCGTGTGCATCGTGCTGATGGCCGTCAGCGGCGTCCGCGAGCGGATCATGAACGCCATCCCGCGGCCGCTCAAGACGGCGATCACCGTCGGGATCGGGCTCTACATCGCGCTCGTCGGCCTGGTCAGCGCCGGGTTCGTGACCCGGATGCCGGACGCGGCGCAGACCACGGTCCCGGTCCGCCTCGGGGCGAGCGGGCACCTGCACGGCTGGCCGATCGTCGTGTTCTGCTTCGGTCTGCTGCTGATGATCGTGCTGATGGCCCGCAAGGTCCCGGGCGCGGTGCTGATCAGCATCGGCGTGGCGACGGCGTTCGCGGTCGTGCTGCACGAGGGGTTCGGCGTCGGCGGCTGGGGCCTCACCACCCCGGCGCTGCCGGACCAACTCGTTGCGGCTCCGGACTTCGGGCTCTTCGGCCACATCGACCTGTTCGGCGGCTTCGCCTCGGCGGGGGCGCTGGCGGCCACGGTGTTCCTCTTCACGCTGGTGCTGTCCGGGTTCTTCGACGCCATGGGCACGATCACCAGCGTTTCCGACGAGGCCGGGCTGTCGAAGAACGGCAAGGTCCCGCGGATGGGCCGGATCCTGCTGGTCGACGGCGCGGGTGCGATCGCGGGCGGCGTCACCGGCTCGTCGCCGAACACGGTGTTCCTCGAGTCCGCGGCCGGCGTCGGCGAGGGCGCGCGGACCGGGCTGGCGAGCGTCGTCGCCGGTCTGCTGTTCGCCGGGACGCTGCTGTTCACGCCGCTGGCCGGAGTGGTCCCGGCCCAGGCCGCGGCGCCGGCGCTGGTGGTCATCGGCGGCATGATGGTCGCACAGTGCCGCAACATCCCGTGGCACGACCCGGACTACACGATCCCGGTGTTCTTGACGGCCGCGCTGATCCCGTTCACCTACTCGATCACCAACGGCGTCGGCGCCGGCCTGATCGCGTTCGTGCTGATCAAGATCGGCCGCGGCAAGTGGCGCGAGGCCGGCTGGCTGCTGTCCCTGCTGGCGCTGGTGTTCGCGGTGTACTTCGCCGTCGACGGCGTCGAAGCCCTCTTCCGCTAAGGAGTTCTCGTGGCCCTGATGTTCTTCAACGGCGGCGCCATGCGCGGCGAGCCACTGCACCACCTCCTCGCGGGTTCGCCGTTCGTCACGACGGCGAAGACCGCGCCGAAGTACCGGTTCTACGCGGTCGGGGACCAGTGCCCGGCGCTGTACCCGGTGTCGCACGGCGGCGCGTCGGTCACCGGCGAGGTCTACGACGTCTCCCTGGACGCCTTGCGCGACAAGGTGCTCCCGTCCGAACCCCACGAGCTGGAGCTGGGCGTGGTGGAGCTGGCCGACGGCAGCTCGGCGTTCGCCATGCTGCTGCGGCGGCCGTACACCTCGCACGTGGCCCTGCGGGACATCACCGAGATCGGCGACTGGCGGGCCTTCAAGGCGAGCGCGTGAAGGTCCTGGTCGCGCCGGACAAGTTCAAGGGGTCGCTGACCGCGGCGGAGGTGGCGTCGGCGGTGGCGGCCGGCCTGGCCGACGTCCACCCGGCGGCGGTGGTGGTGCACAAGCTGCCGGTGGCCGACGGCGGCGAGGGCACGATCGACGCGGCTGTCGCCGCCGGGTACGAGCGGGTGCGGGTCCCGGCGCGCGGGCCGACGGGGGCGCCGGTGACGGCGTCCTACGCGATCCGCGGGGACACCGCGGTGGTCGAGCTGGCGGAGGCGTCCGGGCTGCACCTGCTGCCCGGGCCACCGCAACCGCTCACCGCGACCAGCGCGGGAACCGGCGATGTGCTCGCCGCGGCCATCCAGGCCGGCTGCCGCCGGATCGTCCTGGGCATCGGCGGCAGCGCCTGCACGGACGGCGGCGCGGGAATGCTGACCGCACTGGGCGCCCGCCTCCTCGACGACGCCGGTCGCGAGCTCCCGCCGGGCGGCGCGGCCCTTTCCCGGCTCGCGTCGCTGGAGATGCCGCGCCTGTCCGAAGTGGACATCGAGCTGGCGAGCGACGTGGACAATCCGCTGTACGGACCGCACGGGGCAGCCGCGGTCTACGGCCCGCAGAAGGGCGCGTCCCCCGGCGACGTCGCGGCATTGGAGGAGGCGCTCCGGCACTGGGCATCGATCGCGGGGCCGGAGTTCGCATCCCGCCCGGGCGCCGGAGCGGCCGGGGGAGTGGGCTTCGCGGCAATGGCGCTGCTGGGCGCCCGGATGCGGCCCGGCATCGAGCTGCTCCTCGACCTGCTCGGCTTCGACGCGGCCCTGACGGGAGCCACACTGGTGATCACGGGCGAGGGATCACTCGACGACCAGACGTTGTCCGGCAAGGCCCCGGCCGGAGTGGCCCGGGCAGCGGCGGCCAGGGGCGTACCTTGCGTGGCGGTGTCCGGCCGCTGCCGGCTGTCGGCGGTGCAGCTGGCGAACGCGGGAATCTCGGCCGCCTACGCGCTGACCGACCTGGAACCCGACCCGGCGCGCTGCATGGTGGAGGCGGCACCGCTGCTGCGCCGCCTCACCCACCGGGTGGCGATCGACCACTTCTCGCGGTGAGCTCCCCACTCGCCTCGAACAACTGCTACCGAGAATTTGTTACCATCGTAACCATGGCAACAAAGACGGCGGCGGACACCCGAGAGCGCATCCTCGAAGCGGCAGCGGCTCTGCTCGCAGCAGAGGGCCGCGACGGTCTGTCGACCCGGGCGGTCAGCGCGGCGGCGGGCGTCCAGCCACCGGCGCTGTACCGGTTGTTCGGCGACAAGGACGGCCTGCTCGACGCGGTAGCAGCGTACGGCTTCGACGAGTACCTGAAGAGCAAGCGCACAATGGGCTCGACGGACAACCCGGTCGAGGACCTCCGCCGAGGCTGGGACTTGCACATCGAGTTCGGCCTGTCCCGCCCGGAGTTCTACGTGCTGATGTACGGAGACGCCCGCCCGGGCCGCACCTCACCGGCGGCTCGCGAAGCGGAGGCAATGTTGCGAGCGATCGTCGAGCGAGTAGCGGCGGCGGGCCGCCTGAGGGTGAGCGTGGAGCGAGCGGCCAGGCTCACGCACGCGGCGGGGATGGGAGTGGTGCTGACCCAGCTGGCAACACCGGAGGACGAGCGCGACCCCGAGCTATCGGAGACGGCCCGCGAGACGGTATTGGCCCGCATCCTGACCGGCACACCGGAGCCGCAGGGATCAGACCTGCCGGAGCGAGCAATCGCACTACGGGCAGGCCTCGAAGGCGCAACGGCACTCACCAACGCCGAGCGCATCCTGCTGGCAGAGTGGCTGGACCGCATCGCGGACGCGTAGGCAACCCTCGAGCCTGAACCATCCCCCCGCAGCCCAGAAACTTGACCCTCCGGCGAACTCGCCCCCCTCGGAACCCAGGCCCCCCGCAACCCCGATCCGAAGCCAGAACACGGCCGGCAGCGCCGGGTCAAGGCACGCTTTCCCGCCTTGACGCGGTGCTGCCGGCCGTAGTCACAATCAGGCTTCGGGGTTGCGGAGAGCGGCAAGGCGGGGTTGCGGAGAGCGGCAAGGCGGGGTTGCGGAGAGCGGCAAGGCGGGGTTGCGGAGAGCGGCAAGGCGGGGTTGNNNNNNNNNNNNNNNNNNNNNNNNNNNNNNNNNNNNNNNNNNNNNNNNNNNNNNNNNNNNNNNNNNNNNNNNNNNNNNNNNNNNNNNNNNNNNNNNNNNNGAGCGGCAAGGCGGGGTTGCGGAGAGCGGCAAGGCGGGGTTGCGGAGAGCGGCAAGGCGGGGTTGCGGAGAGCGGCACGGCACGGCGGGGGTTGCGGAGAGCGGCAACGGCGGCCGCGAACCTCCCAACAGAATCGATCCAGTCCGATCAGACATTGCCCCGAACCCCAAACACGCCCAATATGTTGCCGCCCACAACATATCCACCCCGACAAAGCCGTCAAAGGGGCCCGATGATCAGCTGGAAAGCACTCCTGGCCTGCACCGGAACAGCAATCCTCCTAGCCGCAGCCCTCCCCGCCACGGCCCTGGCCACCGGCACCGCAACCGACTGCTGCGGAGGCGGAGCCTCCTGGGCAACCGGCAACAAGTCCGCCCTCGGCACCGCCACCACCACGACCAGCCCAGTCTGGTTCACCGTCGCCGACGGCATCACATCCGAGGTCTTCTACCCCCGAGCCGACATCCCCAACTCCCAGGACCGCCAGTTCATCGTCACCGACGGCTCGACGTTCGTCGACCTGGAGCGCGACGCCACGAACCACGTGGTG is from Amycolatopsis mediterranei and encodes:
- a CDS encoding nucleoside deaminase — encoded protein: MTTSLSAEQAWLDEAVRIATRNVENGGGPFGALIVRDGKIVSTGVNRVTANLDPTAHAEVVAIRAACQELGTFKLDGCVLVSSCEPCPMCLSSALWARVDKVLFAADRDDAAKAGFDDRAFYELFDRPRETWTVPVTRLSAKDGFAPFAAWLDKSDRTDY
- a CDS encoding NCS2 family permease, which gives rise to MTQTEIDAPVVTEAPPQRRSLLEKLFELRARQSTIGREVRGGVTTFVAMAYIVLLNPLILGASADITGARLSAAQVTTATALAAAVMTVLMGLVGNAPLALAAGLGINGIVAFQMAPSMTWPQAFGLVVLEGVCIVLMAVSGVRERIMNAIPRPLKTAITVGIGLYIALVGLVSAGFVTRMPDAAQTTVPVRLGASGHLHGWPIVVFCFGLLLMIVLMARKVPGAVLISIGVATAFAVVLHEGFGVGGWGLTTPALPDQLVAAPDFGLFGHIDLFGGFASAGALAATVFLFTLVLSGFFDAMGTITSVSDEAGLSKNGKVPRMGRILLVDGAGAIAGGVTGSSPNTVFLESAAGVGEGARTGLASVVAGLLFAGTLLFTPLAGVVPAQAAAPALVVIGGMMVAQCRNIPWHDPDYTIPVFLTAALIPFTYSITNGVGAGLIAFVLIKIGRGKWREAGWLLSLLALVFAVYFAVDGVEALFR
- a CDS encoding gamma-glutamylcyclotransferase; amino-acid sequence: MALMFFNGGAMRGEPLHHLLAGSPFVTTAKTAPKYRFYAVGDQCPALYPVSHGGASVTGEVYDVSLDALRDKVLPSEPHELELGVVELADGSSAFAMLLRRPYTSHVALRDITEIGDWRAFKASA
- a CDS encoding glycerate kinase, producing MKVLVAPDKFKGSLTAAEVASAVAAGLADVHPAAVVVHKLPVADGGEGTIDAAVAAGYERVRVPARGPTGAPVTASYAIRGDTAVVELAEASGLHLLPGPPQPLTATSAGTGDVLAAAIQAGCRRIVLGIGGSACTDGGAGMLTALGARLLDDAGRELPPGGAALSRLASLEMPRLSEVDIELASDVDNPLYGPHGAAAVYGPQKGASPGDVAALEEALRHWASIAGPEFASRPGAGAAGGVGFAAMALLGARMRPGIELLLDLLGFDAALTGATLVITGEGSLDDQTLSGKAPAGVARAAAARGVPCVAVSGRCRLSAVQLANAGISAAYALTDLEPDPARCMVEAAPLLRRLTHRVAIDHFSR
- a CDS encoding TetR/AcrR family transcriptional regulator — its product is MATKTAADTRERILEAAAALLAAEGRDGLSTRAVSAAAGVQPPALYRLFGDKDGLLDAVAAYGFDEYLKSKRTMGSTDNPVEDLRRGWDLHIEFGLSRPEFYVLMYGDARPGRTSPAAREAEAMLRAIVERVAAAGRLRVSVERAARLTHAAGMGVVLTQLATPEDERDPELSETARETVLARILTGTPEPQGSDLPERAIALRAGLEGATALTNAERILLAEWLDRIADA